A section of the bacterium genome encodes:
- the ablA gene encoding lysine 2,3-aminomutase yields MIYNDTQREIAQKLDTDTTLSRWKDWKWQLRHCITDLERFQSILEVRFPEETSRLLRATLERFPLSITPYYLSLIDRDDFENDPVFKQCFPSVHELDVLGSEMSDPLHEERDSPVPGITHRYPDRVLFLVSNTCATYCRHCTRKRQVGDPDGIPSREELERGLDYIRGHPRIRDVLLSGGDPFLLPDGYLDRLLGELRRIEHVDVIRIGTRTPVVLPYRITDELTRMLKKHHPLWINTHFNHPRELTTSSKEALARLADAGIPLGNQSVLLAGVNDCPRIIKALVHKLVANRVRPYYLYQCDQAQGLDHFRTPVGKGIEIMESLIGHTSGFCVPTYVIDAPGGGGKIPVMPNYLISWSTNKVVLRNYEGVITTYREPDSYEATFCDRDCERCDLQLNLADADESRSIGIEKLLADYDRAISLIPEKNERHLRRA; encoded by the coding sequence ATGATCTACAACGATACGCAGCGGGAGATCGCTCAGAAACTCGATACGGATACGACCTTGTCGCGTTGGAAAGACTGGAAGTGGCAGTTGCGACATTGTATCACCGACCTGGAACGCTTCCAGTCGATCCTGGAAGTGCGTTTCCCGGAGGAAACCTCCCGGCTGCTGCGCGCAACGCTGGAGCGCTTCCCCCTGTCGATCACTCCCTACTACCTCTCCCTGATCGACCGGGACGATTTCGAAAACGACCCCGTCTTCAAGCAGTGCTTCCCCTCCGTACACGAGCTGGACGTCCTGGGTTCGGAGATGTCCGACCCCCTGCACGAGGAGCGGGACAGCCCGGTCCCCGGCATCACCCACCGGTACCCCGACCGCGTACTTTTTCTGGTCAGCAACACCTGCGCCACGTATTGCCGGCACTGCACCCGGAAACGCCAGGTGGGCGACCCGGACGGAATCCCCAGCCGGGAAGAGCTGGAACGGGGCCTGGACTACATCCGCGGCCATCCCCGCATCCGGGATGTGCTCCTCAGCGGGGGCGACCCTTTCCTGCTTCCCGACGGCTACCTCGACCGGCTGCTCGGGGAACTGCGCCGCATCGAACATGTCGATGTCATCCGAATCGGAACCAGAACGCCGGTGGTCCTCCCCTACCGCATTACCGACGAACTGACGCGGATGCTGAAAAAACACCATCCTCTCTGGATCAACACCCACTTCAACCACCCGCGCGAACTCACGACTTCCTCCAAGGAGGCGCTGGCCCGGCTGGCCGACGCCGGAATTCCCCTGGGGAACCAATCGGTGCTGCTGGCCGGCGTCAACGACTGTCCCCGGATCATCAAGGCGCTGGTGCATAAACTCGTGGCCAACCGGGTCCGTCCCTACTACCTCTACCAGTGCGACCAGGCCCAGGGGCTCGACCATTTTCGGACCCCGGTGGGCAAAGGGATCGAGATCATGGAAAGCCTGATCGGCCATACCAGCGGTTTCTGCGTACCGACCTACGTCATCGACGCCCCCGGCGGCGGGGGGAAAATTCCGGTAATGCCCAACTACCTGATCTCCTGGTCGACCAACAAGGTCGTCCTGCGGAATTACGAGGGGGTCATCACCACCTACCGCGAACCCGATTCGTACGAAGCGACTTTCTGCGACCGCGACTGCGAACGCTGCGATCTCCAGCTCAACCTCGCCGACGCCGACGAGAGCCGGAGTATCGGAATCGAGAAGCTGCTGGCCGACTACGACCGGGCCATCTCCCTGATTCCGGAAAAAAACGAACGGCACCTGCGGCGGGCCTGA
- the ablB gene encoding putative beta-lysine N-acetyltransferase has product MGARARDIVEEYAGALVQHGALNDRIYLLRAPDPADRALPGKLLEKARGHGYSKIFAKIPRSGGRAFFAAGFRVEAEVPGFFRGREDALFLCRYLDARRARERRRRRHEAVLSLARGKRASAVGKKHETAAVRRCGEADVARMAELYADGFRSYPFPIHDPDYLLETMRSHVVYFGAEVGGKLVALASAEQSPRDRNAEMTDFITLPQWRGRGLAGRLLERMESHARAGGVAVAYTIARALSPGMNSVFARSGYRYGGRLINNTNIAGSLESMNVWYKPLAKRPGRKREFL; this is encoded by the coding sequence ATGGGGGCGCGGGCCCGGGACATCGTCGAGGAGTACGCCGGGGCGCTCGTCCAGCACGGGGCCCTGAACGATCGGATCTATCTGCTCCGGGCCCCCGACCCCGCCGACCGGGCGTTGCCCGGGAAGCTCCTGGAGAAAGCGCGCGGACACGGCTACTCCAAGATCTTCGCCAAGATCCCCCGCTCCGGGGGCCGGGCTTTTTTCGCCGCCGGATTCCGCGTGGAAGCGGAGGTCCCCGGGTTCTTCCGGGGCCGGGAAGACGCCCTCTTTCTCTGCCGATACCTCGACGCCCGGCGCGCCCGCGAACGCCGACGGCGCCGCCATGAAGCCGTCCTGTCCCTCGCCCGCGGGAAGCGGGCGAGCGCCGTCGGGAAGAAGCACGAAACCGCGGCCGTGCGCCGGTGCGGCGAAGCCGACGTCGCCCGCATGGCCGAACTGTACGCGGACGGTTTCCGCTCCTACCCGTTCCCGATTCACGATCCCGATTACCTGCTGGAGACCATGCGTTCGCACGTGGTCTACTTCGGAGCCGAAGTGGGAGGCAAGCTCGTCGCTCTCGCCTCCGCCGAACAAAGTCCCCGCGACCGGAACGCGGAAATGACCGATTTCATCACCCTCCCGCAGTGGCGGGGCCGCGGGCTGGCCGGGCGCCTGCTCGAGCGCATGGAAAGCCATGCCCGCGCCGGGGGCGTCGCCGTCGCCTACACCATCGCCCGGGCGTTGTCGCCGGGAATGAACTCCGTCTTCGCCCGGAGCGGCTACCGTTACGGGGGGCGGCTGATCAACAACACCAACATCGCCGGCTCCCTGGAGAGCATGAACGTCTGGTACAAGCCACTGGCGAAACGCCCCGGGAGGAAGCGGGAATTTCTTTGA
- a CDS encoding VOC family protein yields the protein MRAEYRHLNIVARDWRKLARFYEEVFGCRPLPPARSYSGRWLEAGTGVDGAEIEGIHLSLPGAGDGGPTLELFQYTSPAERPRPRADREGFAHIAFEVDDVPGALGKVLAHGGRAVGRPSTREVPGSGVLTFVYAADPEGNLIELLHWDRRRARG from the coding sequence ATGCGGGCCGAGTACAGACATCTCAACATCGTGGCCCGGGACTGGCGGAAGCTGGCCCGGTTTTACGAAGAAGTTTTCGGCTGCCGGCCCCTGCCCCCGGCCAGGAGCTACTCGGGCCGGTGGCTGGAAGCGGGGACCGGGGTCGACGGGGCCGAGATCGAGGGGATCCACCTGAGCCTGCCCGGCGCCGGCGACGGGGGGCCTACCCTGGAGTTGTTTCAATACACATCCCCGGCCGAACGCCCCCGGCCCAGGGCCGACCGCGAGGGGTTCGCCCATATCGCCTTCGAGGTCGACGACGTCCCCGGCGCCCTCGGGAAAGTCCTGGCTCACGGGGGCAGGGCGGTGGGCAGGCCCTCCACCCGCGAAGTCCCGGGCTCGGGGGTCCTGACCTTCGTCTACGCCGCCGACCCCGAAGGCAACCTGATCGAGCTGCTGCACTGGGACCGTCGGCGGGCCCGGGGTTGA
- a CDS encoding Fur family transcriptional regulator, with translation MKACRRLGIKATHQRTEILRELAATEEHPDADTVYRRVRERIPSISLDTVYRTLRMLEEKKVISRVGFRGGSVRFDANTDRHHHFICTECGFVGDFYCDALDGFAAPPQAAALGEVDSVHVELWGRCRDCREKERRRR, from the coding sequence ATGAAGGCGTGCCGACGCCTGGGTATCAAGGCCACCCACCAACGCACGGAGATCCTGCGCGAACTGGCCGCGACCGAGGAGCATCCCGACGCCGACACCGTCTATCGGCGGGTGCGCGAGCGCATCCCCTCCATCTCCCTCGATACCGTTTACCGGACCCTGCGGATGCTGGAGGAAAAAAAGGTGATCTCCCGGGTCGGCTTCCGAGGGGGAAGCGTGCGTTTCGATGCCAACACCGACCGGCACCATCATTTCATCTGCACCGAATGCGGGTTCGTCGGCGATTTCTACTGCGACGCCCTCGACGGGTTCGCCGCGCCCCCCCAGGCCGCCGCCCTGGGAGAGGTCGATTCCGTGCACGTCGAGCTGTGGGGCCGATGCCGGGACTGCCGGGAAAAAGAGCGGCGGCGGCGGTGA
- the dps gene encoding DNA protection during starvation protein — MNLVSRRLVEEAGIDVDELVKLLVANAAAELTTFYYYTILRVNLIGMEGEGLKEIAEDARIEDRNHFEALVPRIYELGGKLPDDMKEFHDISACPPARLPKNPDTKSILQVLLKAEQCAVNGYTHLCNLTAGKDHRTHDLCLAILNEEIEHEAWFAEFLGQGPSGHFRRGRVGESPFVSKFLHP, encoded by the coding sequence ATGAACCTGGTATCGAGAAGACTGGTGGAGGAAGCGGGGATCGACGTCGATGAACTGGTGAAGCTGCTGGTGGCCAACGCCGCGGCGGAGCTGACCACGTTCTACTACTACACCATCCTGCGCGTGAACCTGATCGGCATGGAGGGCGAGGGTCTCAAGGAGATAGCCGAGGACGCCCGGATCGAAGACCGCAACCACTTCGAGGCCCTGGTGCCGCGGATCTACGAGCTGGGGGGGAAGCTCCCCGACGATATGAAGGAATTCCACGACATCTCGGCCTGTCCCCCGGCGCGCCTGCCTAAAAACCCGGATACGAAATCCATCCTCCAGGTGCTGCTGAAAGCCGAACAGTGCGCGGTCAACGGCTACACGCATCTGTGCAACCTGACCGCGGGCAAGGACCACCGCACCCACGATCTCTGCCTGGCGATCCTCAACGAGGAGATCGAACACGAGGCCTGGTTCGCCGAGTTTCTGGGCCAGGGACCGTCCGGCCACTTCCGGAGGGGCCGGGTGGGGGAATCGCCCTTCGTCTCCAAGTTCCTGCATCCTTGA
- a CDS encoding peroxiredoxin yields MPTVERAGETWVCRICGNTVRVTAAGGGELICCGGPMSRAEQTMTTTVTQGGSTMNEQANRLPLIGEKAPSFEAETTQGKISFPGDYAGKWVIFFSHPADFTPVCTTEFMTFASMADEFKALDCELLGLSIDSTYSHIAWLRTIKEKIEYRGMKNVEVNFPVISDLTMDVAKAFGMLQPSASTTQAVRAVFIIDPNAVVRAILYYPLSNGRNMQEIKRMLIAMQHSDEFGIATPANWEIGDDVIIPPPGSCGTAKDRVEGAGGDYTCLDWFLCLKKCPHGKKHKA; encoded by the coding sequence ATGCCCACGGTAGAACGCGCGGGAGAGACCTGGGTCTGCCGGATCTGCGGCAACACCGTCCGGGTGACCGCGGCCGGCGGCGGGGAATTGATCTGCTGCGGCGGCCCCATGTCCCGGGCGGAACAGACCATGACGACAACTGTAACCCAAGGAGGTTCGACGATGAACGAACAAGCCAACCGGCTCCCCCTGATCGGGGAGAAAGCTCCGTCCTTCGAGGCGGAAACCACCCAGGGGAAGATCAGCTTTCCCGGGGATTACGCGGGCAAGTGGGTGATCTTCTTCTCGCACCCGGCCGACTTCACCCCGGTCTGCACCACCGAGTTCATGACCTTCGCGTCCATGGCCGACGAGTTCAAGGCGCTCGACTGCGAGCTGCTGGGCCTGTCGATCGACAGCACCTACAGCCATATCGCCTGGCTGCGCACGATCAAGGAGAAGATCGAGTACCGGGGGATGAAGAACGTCGAGGTCAACTTCCCGGTGATCAGCGACCTGACCATGGACGTGGCCAAGGCCTTCGGGATGCTTCAGCCCTCGGCCAGCACCACCCAGGCGGTGCGCGCGGTCTTCATCATCGACCCCAACGCCGTGGTCCGGGCCATCCTCTACTACCCGCTCTCCAACGGCCGCAACATGCAGGAGATCAAGCGGATGCTGATCGCGATGCAGCACTCCGACGAGTTCGGGATCGCCACCCCGGCCAACTGGGAGATCGGCGACGACGTGATCATCCCGCCGCCCGGCTCCTGCGGAACGGCCAAGGACCGGGTCGAGGGCGCCGGCGGGGACTACACGTGCCTGGACTGGTTCCTCTGCCTGAAGAAATGCCCCCACGGGAAGAAGCACAAGGCGTAG
- a CDS encoding NifB/NifX family molybdenum-iron cluster-binding protein: MKRLRVCIGSNDGETLARTHMGDTDWFYIYDLREDAAVEFVEKRANRAKEMEHAQSNKMQEVIGIVRDADIFVARQKSPNFVNIADKTKYQPVVVKADTLEEVLAALGRALPEIRGCVDRRRNGEVFAEIPEL; encoded by the coding sequence ATGAAACGACTGAGAGTATGCATCGGCTCCAACGACGGCGAAACCCTCGCCCGTACCCACATGGGGGATACCGACTGGTTCTACATCTACGATCTTCGGGAGGATGCGGCCGTCGAATTCGTGGAAAAGCGGGCCAACCGCGCCAAGGAGATGGAACACGCGCAGTCGAACAAGATGCAGGAAGTCATCGGGATCGTGCGCGACGCCGATATTTTCGTGGCCCGGCAGAAGAGCCCCAACTTCGTGAATATCGCCGACAAGACGAAATACCAACCCGTCGTGGTCAAGGCCGATACCCTGGAAGAGGTGTTGGCGGCCCTGGGGAGGGCGTTGCCGGAAATCCGGGGGTGCGTCGACCGAAGAAGAAACGGGGAGGTCTTCGCCGAGATCCCCGAGCTCTAG
- a CDS encoding MarC family protein, with product MTDLLRSSALLLVLLNPFLLIVYLIDVVEKLDRARFARVLFRAGVIATAVFWCFAVLGDAIFSNVLQAEFASFQIFGGVVFLLIGLQFVFRGPQTIEILRGESRYLAGAIAMPILIGPGTISASIIIGKRHDPFFACATVLFAVLVSAFIMIALKALHDYVRPKRERLVERYIEIAGRVTALFVGTVSIEMIMQGVRAWVQKF from the coding sequence ATGACCGACTTATTGAGATCCTCGGCTTTGCTGCTCGTACTCCTGAACCCCTTCCTGCTCATCGTCTACCTGATCGACGTCGTGGAGAAACTCGACCGCGCCCGGTTCGCCCGGGTGTTGTTCCGGGCCGGCGTGATCGCGACCGCGGTTTTCTGGTGTTTTGCCGTCCTGGGCGACGCGATCTTCTCCAATGTGCTGCAGGCCGAGTTCGCTTCGTTTCAGATTTTCGGCGGCGTCGTTTTTCTGCTCATCGGCCTGCAGTTCGTCTTCCGCGGCCCCCAGACGATCGAAATACTTCGCGGTGAGTCCCGGTACCTGGCGGGAGCCATAGCCATGCCGATTCTCATCGGCCCCGGAACCATCAGCGCCAGCATCATTATCGGCAAACGCCACGATCCCTTCTTCGCCTGCGCGACCGTGTTGTTCGCGGTCCTGGTCTCCGCCTTCATCATGATCGCGCTGAAGGCCCTGCACGATTACGTCCGCCCGAAACGGGAACGCCTGGTCGAAAGGTATATAGAGATCGCGGGACGGGTCACGGCCCTGTTCGTGGGCACCGTGTCGATCGAGATGATCATGCAGGGCGTACGGGCCTGGGTGCAGAAGTTCTGA
- a CDS encoding EamA family transporter — translation MKTIAQSWQAWALLSAVFAAATALLAKAGVQGVNSNYATFLRTVVVILFLAALLAATGGFQAPSAIGGRSLLFLVLSGLATGASWLCYFRALKLGPVSQVAPIDKLSLLLVAVLGVAVLGEKLSVRAWIGVVFIAVGAVLVALKQ, via the coding sequence ATGAAGACGATAGCGCAATCCTGGCAGGCCTGGGCGTTGCTCTCGGCGGTCTTCGCCGCCGCCACCGCCCTCCTGGCCAAGGCGGGCGTGCAGGGCGTCAACTCGAACTACGCCACCTTCCTCAGGACCGTCGTGGTCATCCTCTTCCTGGCGGCGCTCCTCGCCGCCACCGGCGGGTTCCAGGCGCCGTCGGCGATCGGCGGACGGAGCCTGCTCTTTCTGGTCCTCTCGGGGCTGGCGACCGGCGCCTCGTGGTTGTGCTACTTCCGCGCGCTGAAGCTGGGGCCGGTCTCCCAGGTCGCGCCGATCGACAAGCTCAGTCTCCTGCTGGTGGCCGTTTTGGGGGTGGCGGTGCTGGGCGAGAAGCTCTCGGTCCGCGCCTGGATCGGGGTGGTCTTCATCGCCGTCGGCGCCGTCCTGGTGGCGCTGAAGCAATGA
- a CDS encoding nitroreductase family protein, producing the protein MKRVVALPEPQKSFDFPLMKALAQRRSVRRWKDTPVPERELSNLLWAACGVTKLKYGRVKCKRTAPSACNSQEIRVYALLEQGAFLYNEENHELIEVLDRDIREHVGTQKMMKSAPLGLVLVADLSRMTSPFLRKEEARRFSAWVDTGYVSQNVYLYCAAAGLGTVALSLVDRDKLHGLMRLQEHEKIVLTHAVGYLA; encoded by the coding sequence GTGAAACGCGTCGTCGCCTTGCCCGAGCCTCAAAAGAGTTTCGATTTTCCGTTGATGAAAGCCCTGGCGCAAAGGCGGTCGGTCCGGCGCTGGAAGGATACCCCGGTCCCGGAGCGGGAGTTGTCGAATCTTCTCTGGGCCGCCTGTGGGGTGACGAAACTCAAATACGGCCGCGTCAAATGCAAGCGGACGGCTCCCTCGGCCTGTAATTCGCAGGAGATCAGGGTGTACGCGCTCCTGGAACAAGGAGCGTTTTTATATAACGAAGAAAACCACGAACTGATCGAAGTTCTCGACCGGGACATCAGGGAACACGTCGGCACCCAGAAGATGATGAAGTCGGCGCCGCTGGGCCTGGTTCTGGTCGCCGATCTGTCGAGAATGACCAGCCCTTTTCTACGGAAAGAAGAAGCCCGGCGTTTCAGCGCCTGGGTCGATACCGGCTACGTCAGTCAGAACGTCTATCTGTACTGCGCCGCCGCCGGCTTGGGGACGGTGGCCCTGTCCCTGGTGGACCGGGACAAACTGCACGGCCTCATGCGCTTGCAGGAACACGAGAAGATCGTTCTGACTCACGCCGTCGGCTACCTGGCCTAA
- a CDS encoding type I restriction endonuclease subunit R: protein MPYTEDFLVQRTTAEYMERQLGWKSVYAYNNEDFGPASLLGRLSDREVVLTRPLRAKLVELNPDLPDEAYDAAVRQITATSATQSLLATNREKYALLRDGVQVTYRNEEGEPMRRRLRVFDFAEPTNNDFLCVRELWVRGDLYRRRVDIVGFVNGLPLLFMELKNVSKDIRAAYERNFKDYLDTIPHLFHHNALVVLANGVDAKIGSVSSRFEHFHEWKRLAEEQPGVVDMETLLKGVCEKANFMDLVENFIVFDDSAGETKKILARNHQFLGVNRAIEAVRDRKNRDGKLGVFWHTQGAGKSYSMVFFTRKIHRRLGGNFTFLVLTDRDDLDTQIYKTFAGCGVVDNDRDPCRASSGEHLARLLAQHKAHVFSLIQKFNQDVDPEEGYSQRDDIIVITDEAHRTQYGTLALNMRNALPNASYIGFTGTPLFKDDEITRRVFGDYVSTYDFQRAVEDKATVPLYYDARGDKLGVALGDLNERIAAKLEELETDDIDVQERLEQELRRDYHIITAGKRLDQVARDFVRHYSTAWETGKAMLVCIDKITCVRMHDLIVKYWDERIAELEAKLPSATDEQEEQYLRRRIEWMRRTRVAVVISEEQGEVEKFRKWGLDITPHRRLLKEGMDLPEDLRRLPQFRNLQRLALDDAFKEEQHPFRIAIVCAMWLTGFDVPCLSTLYLDKPLKAHTLMQAIARANRVNEGKNNGMIVDYCGILKNLRKALATFAGTGDGGRAGEDGEIEPAKPEEELLADLAEAVALVRTFLTDRGAALDDIVSRTGFDRNSAILDAKEAANENDETRKRFEVLCRAVFTKFKACITVEGVNAYRDDYGAINVVYKSLQQDRERADITDIIRQLHAVVDEAIEPKPDVAAEEAGPYDISKIDFDRLRREFERTPSKRTTVQNLKTAIERRLQRLLQRNPLRTDFQKHYEEVVSEYNREKDRVTIEKTFEELLRILEDMNEEEGRAVREGLDEESLAVFDLLRKPELSPSEIRKIKAVAVELLKIVKARIKEIRDWESREATRDEIRLTIRDFLWSESTGLPIEKYTEEDVQERAEEIYRHVYRVYPTLPSPYYETPAA from the coding sequence ATGCCGTATACCGAAGACTTCCTTGTCCAGCGGACCACCGCCGAGTATATGGAACGCCAGTTGGGTTGGAAATCGGTGTATGCCTATAACAACGAGGACTTCGGTCCGGCCAGTCTGCTTGGCCGTTTGTCGGACCGGGAGGTGGTGCTGACGCGGCCGCTGCGGGCGAAGCTGGTCGAGTTGAACCCGGATTTGCCTGACGAAGCCTATGACGCCGCCGTGCGGCAGATCACGGCCACTTCGGCAACGCAATCGCTTTTGGCAACCAACCGGGAGAAGTATGCCCTCTTGCGCGATGGGGTTCAGGTTACCTACCGAAACGAAGAAGGCGAGCCAATGCGCCGTCGCCTGCGGGTCTTTGATTTTGCCGAGCCGACGAACAACGATTTTCTCTGTGTGCGCGAGCTGTGGGTTCGGGGCGATCTTTACCGTCGCCGGGTCGACATCGTGGGGTTCGTCAACGGCCTGCCCTTGCTCTTTATGGAGCTGAAGAACGTCAGCAAGGACATCCGCGCCGCTTACGAGCGTAACTTCAAGGACTATCTGGATACTATCCCCCATCTGTTCCATCACAACGCCCTGGTCGTTCTGGCCAACGGCGTGGACGCGAAGATCGGTTCGGTTTCCAGCCGGTTCGAGCATTTCCACGAGTGGAAACGCCTGGCGGAGGAACAGCCAGGGGTGGTGGATATGGAGACGCTGCTCAAGGGCGTATGCGAGAAAGCGAACTTTATGGACCTGGTGGAGAACTTCATCGTCTTCGACGACTCGGCCGGGGAGACGAAGAAGATCCTGGCCCGCAACCATCAGTTTCTGGGGGTCAATCGGGCCATCGAAGCCGTGCGCGACCGGAAAAACCGGGATGGGAAGCTGGGTGTCTTCTGGCATACCCAGGGCGCGGGCAAGAGCTACTCGATGGTCTTTTTCACCCGGAAGATCCATCGCAGGCTGGGCGGGAACTTCACCTTCCTCGTCCTGACCGACCGCGACGACCTGGACACGCAGATCTATAAGACCTTCGCCGGGTGCGGCGTGGTGGACAACGACCGGGACCCCTGCCGGGCATCGAGCGGGGAGCACCTGGCGCGGTTGCTGGCCCAGCACAAAGCGCACGTCTTCTCCCTGATCCAGAAGTTCAACCAGGACGTGGACCCGGAGGAGGGCTATTCGCAACGGGACGACATCATCGTAATCACCGACGAGGCCCACCGGACCCAATACGGGACGCTGGCGCTCAATATGCGCAATGCCCTGCCCAACGCGAGCTATATCGGGTTTACCGGGACCCCGCTCTTCAAGGACGACGAGATCACCCGCCGGGTCTTCGGCGATTACGTCTCAACCTATGATTTCCAACGTGCGGTGGAAGACAAAGCCACGGTGCCGCTCTATTACGACGCCCGCGGCGACAAGCTCGGCGTGGCCCTCGGCGATTTGAACGAGCGGATCGCCGCGAAACTGGAGGAGTTGGAGACGGACGACATCGATGTGCAAGAGCGCCTGGAGCAGGAGCTGAGGCGCGACTACCACATCATCACGGCGGGGAAACGGCTGGATCAGGTGGCCCGCGATTTCGTGCGGCACTACTCCACGGCGTGGGAAACCGGCAAGGCCATGCTGGTTTGCATCGACAAGATCACCTGTGTGCGGATGCACGATCTGATCGTCAAGTATTGGGACGAGCGGATCGCAGAACTGGAAGCGAAGTTGCCTTCGGCCACGGACGAACAGGAGGAGCAGTACCTCCGGCGCCGGATCGAATGGATGCGGCGGACGCGCGTGGCGGTCGTGATCAGCGAGGAACAGGGCGAGGTCGAAAAGTTCCGCAAGTGGGGCTTGGACATCACCCCGCACCGACGTCTGCTCAAGGAAGGAATGGACCTCCCGGAAGATTTGCGCCGGCTGCCGCAGTTCCGCAACCTGCAGAGGTTGGCTTTGGATGACGCCTTCAAGGAAGAGCAGCATCCGTTCCGTATTGCCATTGTCTGCGCGATGTGGCTGACCGGATTCGATGTGCCCTGTCTCTCAACGCTCTACCTGGACAAGCCGCTCAAGGCTCACACCCTGATGCAGGCCATCGCCCGGGCCAACCGCGTGAACGAGGGTAAGAACAACGGGATGATCGTGGACTACTGCGGCATCCTCAAGAACCTGCGCAAGGCGCTGGCGACGTTTGCCGGAACCGGCGATGGCGGTCGCGCCGGCGAAGACGGTGAAATCGAACCGGCCAAGCCCGAAGAGGAATTGCTGGCCGATCTGGCGGAGGCGGTCGCTCTCGTGCGGACGTTCCTTACCGATCGGGGCGCAGCGCTGGATGACATCGTCTCGCGCACCGGCTTCGACCGTAACTCGGCCATCCTGGATGCCAAGGAAGCCGCCAACGAAAACGACGAGACCCGAAAACGGTTCGAAGTGTTGTGCCGGGCCGTGTTCACGAAGTTCAAGGCATGCATCACGGTCGAGGGAGTGAACGCCTACCGCGACGATTACGGCGCTATAAACGTGGTCTACAAGAGCCTGCAGCAGGATCGAGAGAGGGCGGATATCACCGACATCATCCGGCAGCTGCATGCTGTGGTAGACGAGGCAATCGAGCCGAAACCAGATGTTGCCGCGGAAGAGGCAGGCCCCTATGACATCAGTAAGATCGACTTCGACCGGTTGCGCCGGGAGTTTGAACGCACTCCGTCGAAGCGGACCACCGTGCAGAATCTCAAGACAGCCATCGAGCGGCGTCTTCAGCGCCTGCTCCAGCGGAACCCTTTGCGTACCGACTTTCAGAAGCACTATGAGGAAGTTGTGTCCGAGTACAACCGAGAGAAGGATAGGGTGACCATCGAGAAGACCTTCGAGGAATTACTGCGGATTCTCGAAGATATGAATGAGGAGGAAGGACGGGCCGTCCGGGAAGGGCTCGACGAGGAATCCCTGGCCGTTTTCGACCTCCTGAGGAAGCCCGAGCTCTCTCCCAGTGAGATCAGGAAGATCAAGGCCGTCGCCGTAGAATTGCTAAAAATCGTCAAAGCCCGCATCAAGGAGATTCGGGACTGGGAGAGTCGTGAAGCCACCCGCGACGAGATCCGCCTGACCATCCGGGATTTTCTCTGGAGCGAATCGACCGGTCTTCCTATAGAAAAATATACCGAAGAGGATGTGCAGGAACGGGCGGAGGAAATTTACCGCCACGTGTATCGCGTCTATCCGACGCTGCCCTCGCCGTACTATGAAACGCCGGCTGCCTGA